One part of the Bdellovibrio bacteriovorus genome encodes these proteins:
- a CDS encoding ABC transporter permease, translating to MSEMTMNEIEIDSNQLSAKDRAELEKAQPMWKMVLSQFMDHKLAVAGAVIISIFLLVAVFAGTIQAVTGLDPDAQNVGNRYLAPMTTASVGLDVRETEIERFITDNPEAADVVQKALVEKGIVAVAEADAIYELGAQEISKALSDLKSLNIAETAGLVSMFNNFETFHLFGTDELGRDVFIRLVYGTRVSMGVGVLVAIASALIGLLIGSIAGFYGGMIDTFLMRVTDALLSLPHIPVLIVIAAIDLSKIPWLKAIISTSNESIFKMIIILCLFSWMSVARLVRGSILSIREREFVLAAKTLGAKDSTIIVRHMFPNVIAPMLVAITLGVGESILFEAALSFLGLGIMPPTPSWGNMLNNAQELIYQAPFLAVLPGLLIFLTTVSFNYLGDGLQDAIDPKAIRR from the coding sequence ATGAGCGAAATGACCATGAACGAAATTGAAATTGATTCCAACCAACTGTCAGCCAAGGATCGTGCGGAGCTGGAAAAAGCCCAGCCGATGTGGAAGATGGTTCTGTCGCAGTTTATGGATCACAAACTGGCTGTGGCTGGCGCTGTGATCATCAGCATCTTCCTGCTGGTGGCTGTGTTTGCCGGCACCATTCAGGCCGTGACCGGCCTTGATCCGGATGCCCAAAACGTGGGGAACCGTTATCTGGCACCAATGACCACCGCCTCTGTGGGCCTGGATGTTCGTGAAACTGAAATTGAACGCTTCATCACGGACAACCCCGAAGCGGCCGATGTTGTGCAAAAAGCTTTGGTTGAAAAAGGCATCGTTGCGGTGGCGGAAGCTGACGCGATCTATGAACTGGGTGCCCAGGAAATATCCAAAGCCCTGTCGGATCTGAAAAGCCTGAACATCGCTGAAACAGCGGGTCTGGTTTCCATGTTCAACAACTTTGAAACCTTCCACCTGTTCGGCACCGACGAACTGGGCCGTGATGTCTTTATCCGCCTGGTTTACGGCACCCGTGTTTCCATGGGTGTGGGTGTTCTGGTGGCGATTGCTTCTGCCTTGATCGGTCTTCTGATCGGCAGTATTGCGGGCTTCTATGGCGGCATGATTGACACCTTCCTGATGCGCGTGACGGATGCTTTGTTGTCCCTGCCACACATCCCGGTTCTGATTGTTATCGCCGCCATTGATCTTTCCAAGATCCCATGGCTGAAAGCTATCATCAGCACGTCCAACGAAAGCATCTTCAAGATGATCATCATCCTGTGCCTGTTCTCGTGGATGTCGGTGGCTCGTCTGGTGCGCGGAAGTATTCTGTCCATTCGTGAACGCGAATTCGTACTGGCGGCAAAAACTTTGGGCGCGAAAGACAGCACAATCATCGTCCGCCACATGTTCCCGAACGTGATTGCCCCAATGCTGGTGGCGATCACTTTGGGTGTGGGTGAATCCATCTTGTTTGAAGCGGCTTTGAGTTTCTTAGGTCTGGGGATCATGCCTCCGACACCAAGCTGGGGTAACATGCTGAACAATGCTCAAGAGCTGATTTATCAGGCTCCGTTCCTGGCAGTTCTTCCGGGTCTGTTGATTTTCCTGACGACAGTCAGCTTCAACTATCTGGGTGATGGTCTTCAGGACGCCATCGATCCAAAAGCGATCCGTCGCTAG
- a CDS encoding ABC transporter permease — translation MTTFITRRILQTLAVIVILSYVCFYLMSLMPGDPVDMMVASNPKITAEDVARLKSLYGLDQPVYKRYASWMGSILQGDLGYSRTYRVPVQELMGPRLWNTFLLSAISLTLSIAIAIPLGVISALKPGSRTDYIVNLFSFGGISIPSFWLAIVLIILFAVKFPILPAGGTQTIGASDMGLWADIKDRSIYLILPVLSLSIQQIGRFSRFTRSTMLEAMRNDFIRTARAKGLSRKTVIWQHGFRNALIPLITILALSFSGLFSGAILTETVFAYQGVGKLVYDSIIGNDYNVAMISFVISVSMVLLMNLVADIMYGFADPRISYQ, via the coding sequence ATGACTACATTCATCACCCGCCGCATTTTGCAGACACTCGCTGTGATAGTGATCCTGTCCTACGTGTGTTTCTATCTGATGAGCTTAATGCCCGGTGACCCGGTGGACATGATGGTGGCCTCCAATCCCAAAATCACCGCTGAAGACGTGGCCCGTCTGAAATCGTTGTACGGTTTGGACCAGCCGGTCTATAAACGTTACGCCAGTTGGATGGGCTCCATCCTTCAGGGTGATCTTGGTTACAGCCGTACCTATCGTGTTCCGGTTCAGGAACTGATGGGTCCCCGTCTGTGGAACACCTTCCTGCTTTCTGCAATTTCTTTGACCCTTTCCATTGCCATTGCCATTCCTCTGGGCGTGATCTCGGCGCTGAAGCCGGGAAGCCGAACCGATTACATTGTGAATCTGTTCTCGTTCGGGGGCATTTCCATCCCCTCATTCTGGCTGGCCATCGTCTTGATTATTCTTTTTGCCGTGAAATTCCCCATCTTACCGGCCGGGGGCACACAAACCATCGGAGCTTCAGATATGGGCCTTTGGGCTGATATCAAAGACCGCTCTATCTATCTGATTCTTCCTGTCTTGAGTCTGTCCATTCAGCAGATCGGACGCTTCTCAAGATTCACCCGTTCCACCATGCTCGAAGCCATGCGCAATGATTTCATCCGCACGGCAAGAGCCAAAGGCCTTTCCCGCAAAACAGTGATCTGGCAGCACGGCTTCCGTAATGCCCTGATCCCGCTGATCACGATCCTGGCTTTGAGCTTCTCGGGATTGTTCTCCGGCGCCATTCTGACAGAGACTGTCTTTGCTTATCAGGGCGTGGGTAAACTTGTTTACGACTCCATCATCGGTAATGACTACAACGTGGCCATGATCTCTTTCGTGATTTCCGTCAGCATGGTTTTGCTGATGAATCTGGTCGCGGACATCATGTACGGCTTTGCGGATCCTCGCATCTCTTACCAATAG
- a CDS encoding peptide ABC transporter substrate-binding protein, with amino-acid sequence MLKKFAKGLCVVAGLGMSVQAVAAPSNTELKIGISQEFETMNPLIMSMSASAYMYRMVGRSLVVLTPEGKWVTQLAKEIPSLDKGTAKIIEEGGKKKIVANWEIIESAKWGDGKPVICQDFITSHTIATSPTVSVGEKEQWTQVEKIDIDPKNPKKCTFKYEKAKWDFFTLAQFFPVPTHLEKPVFDKHSKQKEGYEKNSNYVRNPTNPGLYNGPYVISEVKLGSHVAFAANPNFYGKQPNIKKVIVKLIPNTGTMEANLRSGTIDMISTLGLDLDQALAFDKKNKSENLPYVVHFVPSVTYEHIDLRLDNPILKDVNVRKALLYSINRDDLVKALFENKQQVALHNVSPKDPWFTADPKEITVYRYSKREAGKLLDAAGWTMGKDGYRYKDGKKLSIVFQTTAGNKTRELVQVYLQNQWKQAGIEVLIKNEPARVFFGETMSKRKFEGMALFAWVSSPENSPRSTVYSKAIPNNSNGWSGQNYHGWTNATVDKNLDALDLEFNAKKRADLVHEILKLYTAEVPVLPLYYRSDISVTPKNLKGYKMAGHQFYETNNIEDWNLN; translated from the coding sequence ATGTTGAAAAAGTTTGCGAAAGGTCTCTGCGTGGTTGCAGGTTTGGGCATGAGTGTCCAGGCTGTGGCAGCTCCGTCCAACACCGAACTTAAAATCGGTATCTCTCAGGAATTCGAAACCATGAATCCGCTGATCATGTCCATGTCTGCTTCTGCTTACATGTACCGCATGGTGGGCCGTTCTTTGGTGGTTCTGACTCCTGAAGGCAAATGGGTCACTCAGCTTGCCAAAGAAATTCCTTCTTTGGACAAAGGCACTGCGAAGATCATCGAAGAAGGCGGCAAAAAGAAGATTGTAGCCAACTGGGAAATCATCGAAAGCGCCAAATGGGGCGACGGTAAACCGGTTATCTGCCAGGACTTCATCACTTCCCACACCATCGCGACCAGCCCGACTGTGAGCGTGGGTGAAAAAGAACAGTGGACTCAGGTGGAAAAGATCGACATCGATCCTAAAAATCCAAAGAAGTGCACATTCAAATACGAAAAAGCCAAATGGGACTTCTTCACATTGGCTCAGTTCTTCCCGGTGCCAACTCACCTGGAAAAACCTGTGTTTGACAAACACTCCAAGCAAAAAGAAGGCTACGAGAAGAATTCCAATTATGTTCGCAACCCGACCAATCCGGGCCTTTACAACGGTCCTTATGTGATCAGCGAAGTCAAATTGGGTTCTCACGTGGCATTTGCAGCCAACCCGAACTTCTATGGCAAACAGCCGAACATCAAAAAGGTGATCGTGAAGCTGATCCCGAACACCGGAACTATGGAAGCCAACCTTCGCTCCGGCACCATCGACATGATCTCCACTTTGGGTCTGGATCTGGATCAGGCACTTGCTTTCGACAAGAAAAACAAGTCTGAGAACCTGCCTTACGTGGTTCATTTCGTTCCGTCCGTGACTTACGAGCACATCGACCTTCGTTTGGACAATCCAATCCTGAAAGATGTGAACGTTCGTAAAGCGTTGTTGTATTCCATCAACCGCGACGACCTGGTGAAAGCGTTGTTCGAGAACAAACAACAAGTGGCTTTGCACAACGTATCCCCGAAAGATCCTTGGTTCACTGCGGATCCAAAAGAGATCACTGTGTACCGTTACTCCAAGCGTGAAGCCGGAAAACTTCTGGATGCTGCTGGCTGGACAATGGGTAAAGATGGCTACCGCTACAAAGACGGCAAAAAGCTTTCCATCGTCTTCCAGACAACTGCGGGCAACAAAACCCGTGAGCTGGTTCAGGTTTACCTGCAAAACCAATGGAAACAGGCTGGTATCGAAGTGCTGATCAAGAATGAACCAGCACGTGTGTTCTTCGGTGAAACCATGTCCAAACGCAAGTTCGAGGGCATGGCCTTGTTTGCCTGGGTTTCTTCTCCGGAAAACAGCCCGCGTTCTACGGTTTATTCCAAAGCTATTCCGAACAACAGCAACGGCTGGTCCGGTCAGAACTATCACGGTTGGACAAACGCAACTGTTGATAAAAACCTGGACGCTCTGGATCTTGAATTCAACGCGAAGAAACGCGCCGACCTGGTTCATGAAATCCTGAAGCTTTACACTGCGGAAGTTCCGGTTTTGCCACTTTACTACCGCTCTGACATTTCTGTGACTCCGAAAAACTTGAAGGGTTACAAAATGGCTGGTCACCAGTTCTACGAGACAAACAACATCGAAGACTGGAACCTGAACTAG